The sequence below is a genomic window from Bacteroidales bacterium.
ATACAGCAGCTTTTCTATCTTCTCCAAATGCCTCCTTAAATAGTTCCAAACTTTTAACAAGGCGGTTGGGCGATTCGTAAAAAATCATAGTACGCTGTTCACTCTTAAGCATCTCTACTAATTTGTTTCTACCTTTTTTTTGAGGTAAAAACCCTTCAAATACAAACTTATCGCAGGGCAGTCCACTACTTACAACAGCTGGAATCATTGCAGTTGCACCGGGTAGGGTAACTACCTGAATATCATTGCTAATTGCTTCTCGTACCAACAAAAAACCCGGGTCGCTAATTCCGGGTGTTCCTGCATCGGAAATCAAAGCTAATGTTTCACCTTGCAACATCTTATCAATCAATGATGTTACTATTTTATGCTCATTAAACTTATGAAAAGATATCAAAGGTTTTGATATTGAGTAGTGTTTCAACAATATCCCACTCGTTCGAGTATCTTCAGCAACAACAGCATCAACTTCTTTAAGAATTCTAATTGCTCTTAAAGTAATATCTTCCAAATTACCTATCGGTGTGGGAACAACGTAAAGCATATTTTATTGTATATATCGGCGATAAACGATGTCTATAAACATTTTAAAATTTTCCGAATCCTGGTCCCACACAAAGTTTTCGCTCAAAAAACTGAATGCCTGTTCAAAATCCTCAAAGTTATTTAACTTATCAATTGTATTAGCGTACAGTTGTGCATCTCCTGCAAAAAGCTCACGAACAAAACCAAGTCTTTCGTTAATTTTTATGGCTTTATTAATATCGCTAACAGGCTTTTGACCTAAAGATGATGCTCTGTCAGTGGTTCCCCCCGGTTGGCCCACCATTTCATTGAGCGAGAAATTTTTATCGATATATTGATCAGCTAGTGTTTTGCGACTAACACCACCATCCTTTGTTGATTCAACTTTTGTTTGATTTTCAACTTTTAC
It includes:
- the rsmI gene encoding 16S rRNA (cytidine(1402)-2'-O)-methyltransferase — protein: MLYVVPTPIGNLEDITLRAIRILKEVDAVVAEDTRTSGILLKHYSISKPLISFHKFNEHKIVTSLIDKMLQGETLALISDAGTPGISDPGFLLVREAISNDIQVVTLPGATAMIPAVVSSGLPCDKFVFEGFLPQKKGRNKLVEMLKSEQRTMIFYESPNRLVKSLELFKEAFGEDRKAAVCREISKLHEEIKRGTLSELIEYFSENAPRGEIVIVVGGAK